The following are encoded together in the Paludisphaera mucosa genome:
- a CDS encoding glycosyltransferase, which translates to MIYAVCFTNFGPYHLARLRALAARLGERGDRLVAYETAGGERLYPWARSDGDEPFDRVVLFPDRELEELPAGACGEAMTEALDRDRPDAVAAVGYVRPESLALARWGRGNGAATILMSESQAVDRPRVWYKEMIKARRLRLFDAALCGGPSHRDYLVDLGLPADRIALGYNAVDHDFFADQTDAWRARPGSREGMPAAPFFLSVCRFAPEKNLLRLLQAFRRYRGQGGSWDLVLCGDGPQADDVAAAIEMSDCAEAIHRPGFLQADELARWYAHAAAFVLASVSEPWGLVANEAAAAGLPLLLSSRAGCARTLVPDPEGSTGARFDPMDVRDLAGKLGWVASLAGADRLAIGRRAREVAAEWGPDRFARGALEAWGVAATRPKSRKTILTFGNAAGR; encoded by the coding sequence ATGATCTACGCCGTCTGCTTCACGAACTTCGGCCCCTATCACCTGGCCCGCCTCCGCGCCCTGGCGGCGAGGCTGGGCGAGCGGGGCGACCGCCTCGTCGCCTACGAGACCGCCGGCGGCGAGCGCCTCTACCCCTGGGCCCGCAGCGACGGGGACGAGCCCTTCGACCGCGTCGTCCTGTTCCCCGACCGGGAACTTGAGGAACTCCCCGCCGGCGCGTGCGGCGAGGCGATGACCGAGGCGCTCGACCGCGACCGCCCCGACGCCGTGGCGGCCGTCGGCTACGTCCGGCCCGAGTCGCTGGCGCTGGCCCGCTGGGGCCGCGGCAACGGCGCGGCGACGATCCTCATGTCCGAGAGCCAGGCCGTCGACCGCCCCCGCGTTTGGTACAAGGAGATGATCAAGGCCCGGCGCTTGCGGCTGTTCGACGCCGCCCTCTGCGGCGGGCCCTCGCATCGCGACTACCTCGTCGACCTGGGCCTGCCCGCCGATCGCATCGCCCTGGGCTACAACGCCGTCGACCACGACTTCTTCGCCGACCAGACCGACGCCTGGCGCGCCAGGCCCGGCTCGCGCGAAGGGATGCCGGCGGCCCCGTTCTTCCTCTCGGTCTGCCGGTTCGCCCCGGAGAAGAACCTGCTCCGGCTGCTCCAGGCGTTCCGCCGCTACCGGGGGCAGGGGGGGTCGTGGGACCTCGTCCTCTGCGGCGACGGCCCGCAGGCGGACGACGTCGCCGCCGCGATCGAGATGTCCGACTGCGCCGAGGCGATCCACCGGCCCGGCTTCCTCCAGGCCGACGAGCTGGCGCGATGGTACGCCCACGCCGCCGCGTTCGTGCTGGCGAGCGTCTCCGAGCCCTGGGGCCTCGTCGCCAACGAGGCCGCCGCCGCCGGCCTGCCGCTGCTGCTCTCGTCGCGGGCCGGCTGCGCCCGGACGCTCGTCCCCGACCCCGAAGGGTCCACCGGCGCGAGATTCGACCCTATGGACGTCCGCGACCTGGCCGGCAAGCTCGGTTGGGTCGCCTCGCTCGCCGGCGCCGACCGCCTCGCCATCGGCCGCCGCGCCCGCGAGGTCGCCGCCGAGTGGGGCCCCGACCGTTTCGCCCGCGGCGCACTCGAAGCCTGGGGCGTCGCCGCGACCCGCCCGAAATCACGGAAGACGATCCTGACGTTCGGAAACGCCGCAGGGAGGTGA
- a CDS encoding glycosyltransferase — MTATAMKSRSKSTTSPARGRWLHLCNGLDPVRDGGMVPSILGMTGALQRAGGDVRIVTPTPSRLDDLAPPEGLAIDGPDADLVAAVRAAEVVHMHGLWQAHSRRGAAAARASRVPYVMAAHGMAEPWALRHKRWKKALYLALVESRNLRRAACLHALSRPEIGHLRDLAPWAPVCFVPNGVDLAAFDDLPPRAALEAEHPELKGKFVLLFYGRVHAKKGLDLLARSMGALARDFPNLHLLIAGKDDGALAPFADRVSALGLNGRATYVGHVSGEKARRVWAAADAFTLPSYSEGFSMAILEALACSLPCVFTTACHFPEAARAGAAVVVEPEAEALTQALRDLMERSPGERGELGANGRRLVEADYTWDQQAGKLASVYRWLAGGGPPPECVIP, encoded by the coding sequence ATGACCGCGACCGCGATGAAGAGCCGATCGAAGTCGACGACGAGCCCCGCCCGCGGGCGCTGGCTGCACCTCTGCAACGGCCTGGACCCGGTCCGCGACGGCGGCATGGTGCCGAGCATCCTGGGGATGACCGGGGCCCTCCAGCGGGCGGGGGGCGACGTCCGAATCGTGACCCCGACCCCCTCGCGGCTCGACGACCTGGCCCCGCCCGAGGGCCTGGCGATCGACGGGCCCGACGCCGACCTGGTCGCGGCGGTCCGCGCGGCCGAGGTGGTGCACATGCACGGCCTCTGGCAGGCCCACTCCCGCCGCGGCGCGGCCGCCGCGCGGGCGTCGAGGGTCCCGTACGTCATGGCCGCGCACGGCATGGCCGAGCCCTGGGCCCTGCGGCACAAGCGCTGGAAGAAGGCGCTGTATCTCGCCCTGGTCGAATCGCGCAACCTGCGGCGGGCGGCCTGCCTGCACGCCCTGTCGCGGCCCGAGATCGGCCACCTCCGCGACCTCGCCCCCTGGGCGCCCGTCTGCTTCGTCCCCAACGGCGTCGACCTGGCCGCGTTCGACGACCTCCCCCCCCGCGCCGCGCTCGAGGCCGAGCACCCCGAGCTGAAGGGCAAGTTCGTCCTGCTGTTCTACGGCCGGGTCCACGCCAAGAAGGGCCTCGACCTGCTGGCCCGGTCGATGGGGGCGCTGGCCCGCGACTTCCCCAACCTCCACCTGCTGATCGCCGGCAAGGACGACGGAGCGCTGGCCCCGTTCGCCGATCGGGTAAGTGCGCTGGGGCTGAACGGCCGGGCGACGTACGTCGGCCACGTCTCGGGCGAGAAGGCCCGGCGGGTCTGGGCGGCGGCCGACGCCTTCACGCTCCCCAGCTACAGCGAGGGCTTCAGCATGGCGATTTTGGAAGCCCTCGCCTGCTCGCTCCCCTGCGTCTTCACCACCGCCTGCCACTTCCCCGAGGCCGCCAGGGCCGGGGCCGCCGTGGTCGTCGAGCCCGAGGCCGAAGCCCTGACGCAGGCCCTCCGCGACCTCATGGAACGCTCGCCCGGCGAGCGCGGCGAGCTGGGCGCGAACGGCCGCCGACTCGTCGAGGCCGACTACACGTGGGACCAGCAGGCCGGCAAGCTCGCGTCGGTCTACCGCTGGCTCGCAGGCGGCGGCCCCCCGCCCGAATGCGTCATCCCCTGA
- a CDS encoding glycosyltransferase family 2 protein: MPLLDEAQAPDRVAPSSPRTAKAPVSVIVPVKNEADNLRRCLPALDWADEVFVVDSQSGDDTCDVAVEHGASVVQFAFNGVYPKKKNWALDNLPFRNAWILIVDADEVVVPELAEEIRRRIEADEADGFYLNSKYYFLGRRIKHCGYSECWNLRLFKHALGRYERMPDPSGGRSGDNEAHEHVELQGRVGRLTHELDHHAYPTIAAWVEKHNRYAVWEAAMYERFLNEPIPPGIGRGKRFKRMLKKVYLRLPMRPAVRFLYSYVARLGFLDGKPGLVFCTLLSFYDFLAWANVYERKVADPES, translated from the coding sequence ATGCCCCTGCTGGACGAAGCCCAGGCCCCCGACCGAGTCGCACCGTCGTCCCCGCGCACGGCGAAGGCTCCGGTGAGCGTGATCGTGCCGGTGAAGAACGAGGCCGACAACCTGCGCCGGTGCCTCCCCGCGCTCGACTGGGCCGACGAGGTCTTCGTGGTCGACAGCCAGAGCGGCGACGACACCTGCGACGTCGCCGTCGAGCATGGCGCGAGCGTCGTCCAGTTCGCCTTCAACGGGGTCTATCCCAAGAAGAAGAACTGGGCCCTCGACAACCTGCCTTTCCGCAACGCCTGGATCCTGATCGTCGACGCCGACGAGGTGGTCGTCCCCGAGCTGGCCGAGGAGATCCGCCGCCGGATCGAGGCCGACGAGGCCGACGGCTTCTACCTCAACTCGAAGTACTACTTCCTGGGCCGACGCATCAAGCACTGCGGCTATTCCGAGTGCTGGAACCTCCGCCTGTTCAAGCACGCCCTGGGCCGCTACGAGCGCATGCCCGACCCCTCCGGCGGCCGCTCGGGCGACAACGAGGCCCACGAGCACGTCGAACTCCAGGGCCGCGTCGGCCGGCTGACGCACGAGCTGGACCACCACGCCTACCCGACCATCGCCGCCTGGGTCGAGAAGCACAACCGCTACGCCGTCTGGGAGGCCGCCATGTACGAGCGGTTCCTCAACGAGCCGATCCCGCCCGGCATCGGCCGCGGCAAGCGCTTCAAGCGGATGCTCAAGAAGGTCTACCTCCGCCTGCCGATGCGCCCGGCCGTCCGCTTCCTCTACTCCTACGTCGCCCGCCTCGGCTTCCTCGACGGCAAGCCGGGCCTGGTCTTCTGCACCCTGCTGTCGTTCTACGACTTCCTGGCCTGGGCCAACGTCTACGAGCGGAAGGTGGCGGATCCAGAATCCTGA
- a CDS encoding TIGR04255 family protein, translated as MTTTTIPESHDLKNKPLVEALFEFRWDPELDIKSTSTFHLLMGRYYDRVRDDYPELEDLPPSQVPVSMTGGLVRHRFRVGPNEWPLTQIGPGILTVNETTKYKWEPFRERIEKSLGALLESHPSKKLEPIQIELRYINFIEHDFARGGITEFIQKNLHTTIKLDEMVTSGMEAISESALDFSLSIRLENPPGFGTLMFGTGESDGQKGILWQIILRSNKASIPKTYQDIIKWIDEAHGKVETWFFTLARGSLMDGFDKVPR; from the coding sequence ATGACAACAACCACCATCCCCGAATCGCACGATCTCAAGAACAAACCTCTCGTTGAGGCGTTGTTCGAGTTTCGCTGGGACCCAGAGCTGGATATCAAGTCAACGTCCACTTTTCACCTTCTCATGGGACGTTACTACGACCGTGTTCGCGATGATTACCCGGAGTTGGAAGACCTCCCGCCGTCCCAAGTTCCTGTTTCCATGACTGGGGGCCTCGTGAGGCATCGATTCCGAGTCGGACCGAATGAATGGCCGCTCACCCAAATTGGCCCCGGCATTCTCACCGTGAACGAGACAACAAAGTATAAATGGGAGCCGTTCCGCGAACGAATCGAGAAGTCCTTGGGAGCCCTTCTCGAAAGTCACCCATCCAAGAAACTCGAACCCATTCAAATTGAATTAAGATATATAAATTTCATTGAACATGACTTCGCGAGGGGTGGTATTACCGAGTTCATTCAAAAGAATTTGCATACGACCATTAAGCTGGATGAGATGGTGACGTCAGGAATGGAAGCGATTAGCGAAAGTGCTCTGGATTTCTCGTTGAGCATCCGTTTGGAGAATCCTCCCGGGTTCGGAACGCTGATGTTTGGGACGGGCGAGAGCGACGGTCAGAAAGGTATTCTATGGCAAATCATCCTCAGGTCGAACAAGGCGAGCATACCTAAGACGTATCAAGACATTATTAAGTGGATTGACGAAGCTCATGGTAAAGTTGAAACGTGGTTCTTCACTCTGGCCCGCGGAAGCCTGATGGATGGATTCGACAAGGTGCCCAGATGA
- a CDS encoding PEP-CTERM sorting domain-containing protein, which yields MRKLLWIAAASLAAALGMGRADAGSIVEYSLTGVPGDTVAVNPTLEADHVAGMQLVRGGGLLPNTAGNSFNSRGWNTLATDDYVELGFTVDAGYVATVDQFIVATRSSSTGPGSVDVNVSVDGGAFQTLATFLQVTDTFKNSIVDLGLTVHSSLVLRLMVDMDNPVAARGGAIGATGTFRVSDYLAGGVFSPTRLTGSVSLAPSAVPEPSSVLLLGGGAFGVVALRVRRRAGR from the coding sequence ATGCGAAAGCTACTATGGATTGCGGCGGCGAGCCTGGCGGCGGCGCTCGGGATGGGCCGGGCCGACGCGGGCTCGATCGTGGAATACAGCCTGACCGGCGTGCCCGGCGACACCGTCGCCGTCAACCCGACCCTCGAGGCCGACCACGTGGCGGGGATGCAGCTCGTCCGGGGCGGCGGGCTGCTCCCGAACACGGCCGGCAACTCCTTCAATTCGCGGGGCTGGAACACCCTGGCGACCGACGACTACGTCGAGCTCGGCTTCACGGTCGACGCGGGCTACGTGGCGACCGTCGACCAGTTCATCGTGGCCACCCGCTCGTCGAGCACCGGGCCGGGATCGGTCGACGTGAACGTCTCGGTGGACGGCGGCGCCTTCCAGACGCTGGCGACGTTCCTGCAGGTCACCGACACCTTCAAGAACTCGATCGTGGACCTCGGCCTGACGGTCCACTCGAGCCTGGTCCTCCGGCTCATGGTCGACATGGACAACCCGGTCGCGGCCCGGGGGGGCGCCATCGGGGCCACCGGGACGTTCCGCGTCAGCGACTATCTCGCCGGCGGCGTGTTCAGCCCGACCCGCCTGACGGGCTCGGTGAGCCTGGCCCCGTCGGCCGTCCCCGAGCCGTCCTCCGTCCTGCTGCTCGGCGGCGGGGCCTTCGGCGTCGTCGCCCTCCGCGTCCGTCGTCGGGCCGGCCGCTGA
- the carB gene encoding carbamoyl-phosphate synthase large subunit has protein sequence MPKRTDINKILILGAGPIVIGQACEFDYSGTQACKALREEGYVVVLVNSNPATIMTDPEMADRTYIEPVIPEIVERIIAVEKPDAVLPTLGGQTGLNVGMALHESGALARHGCVLIGASAEAIRKAEDRNLFKTCMDEIGLESARSGMAESLEDARRIRDEMVGLPCVLRPSFTLGGSGGGIAYNREEFDRMVNYALEISPTHSVLIEESLIGWKEYEMEVMRDCADNAVIVCSIENLDPMGVHTGDSVTVAPAQTLTDKEYQRMRDASLAVLRKIGVDTGGSNVQFAINPRDGRMVVIEMNPRVSRSSALASKATGFPIAKIAAKLAVGFRLDEIRNDITRETPACFEPTIDYVVTKVPRWAFEKFPEANQVLTTQMKSVGEVMAIGRTFKESLQKALRGLEVGRFGIGCDKKDLWGTAYQPSEDDIVAKLATPNIERLWYLRYALLAGMSVERIHELTGIDPWFLANIEDLCAIEGRLREVRTLDEASDELIREAKQSGFADRQLAHLWDTTETEVRRDRKRRGIESVFKLVDTCAAEFEAVTPYYYSTYEREDEARVGDKPRIMILGGGPNRIGQGIEFDYCCCQAAFALKADGYEVVMVNSNPETVSTDYDTSDRLFFEPLTVEDVLGICDRVQPTGVIVQFGGQTPLNLAKALEAAGVPIIGTSPENIDVAEDRERFRMVIERLGLLQPPNASATRFEEARRIAERIGYPVVVRPSFVLGGRAMEIVYDEASLDRYMAEAVDASPDRPILIDKFLEDAVEVDVDAVSDGERTIVGGVMQHIEEAGIHSGDSACAIPPYSLPDEIVGRLKQQTYALAEALGVRGLMNIQFAVKDGEIYVLEVNPRASRTVPFVSKATGLNLAQVAARVMVGRTLAELGVTEEPTPAYTSVKEAVFPFAKFPGVDIVLGPEMRSTGEVMGIAVDFPTAFAKSQLGANSGLPAGGTVFVSVAARDRKGIVPIAQKLSGLGFKIMCTGGTAAALTAEGVEVEIVRKIQEGRPNLLDHLANGAIALIVNTPSGKGARTDEGRIRASAVSHGVPCITTLAGARAAVAAMERLREGEFEVYALQDLLRKS, from the coding sequence GTGCCCAAGCGAACCGACATCAACAAGATCCTGATCCTCGGAGCGGGGCCGATCGTCATCGGCCAGGCCTGCGAGTTCGACTACTCCGGCACCCAGGCGTGCAAGGCCCTGCGCGAGGAAGGGTACGTGGTCGTCCTGGTGAACTCGAACCCGGCCACGATCATGACCGATCCCGAGATGGCGGATCGGACCTACATCGAGCCGGTGATCCCCGAGATCGTCGAGCGGATCATCGCCGTCGAGAAGCCCGACGCCGTGCTGCCGACCCTGGGAGGCCAGACCGGGCTCAACGTCGGCATGGCCCTGCACGAGTCGGGCGCGCTGGCGCGGCACGGCTGCGTCCTCATCGGCGCGTCGGCCGAGGCCATCCGCAAGGCCGAGGACCGCAACCTGTTCAAGACCTGCATGGACGAGATCGGCCTGGAGAGCGCCAGGAGCGGCATGGCCGAGAGCCTGGAGGACGCCCGCCGGATCCGCGACGAGATGGTCGGGCTGCCGTGCGTCCTGCGGCCCAGCTTCACGCTGGGGGGCTCGGGCGGCGGCATCGCCTACAACCGCGAAGAGTTCGACCGCATGGTCAACTACGCGCTGGAGATCAGCCCGACGCACTCCGTCCTGATCGAGGAGAGCCTGATCGGCTGGAAGGAGTACGAGATGGAGGTCATGCGGGACTGCGCCGACAACGCGGTCATCGTCTGCTCCATCGAGAACCTCGACCCCATGGGCGTGCACACCGGCGACAGCGTCACGGTCGCCCCGGCGCAGACGCTCACCGACAAGGAATACCAGCGGATGCGCGACGCCTCGCTGGCCGTGCTCCGCAAGATCGGCGTGGACACCGGCGGGTCGAACGTCCAGTTCGCGATCAACCCCCGCGACGGCCGCATGGTCGTCATCGAGATGAATCCCCGCGTCAGCCGGTCGAGCGCCCTGGCGAGCAAGGCGACCGGCTTCCCGATCGCCAAGATCGCCGCCAAGCTCGCCGTGGGCTTCCGGCTCGACGAGATCCGCAACGACATCACCCGCGAGACGCCCGCCTGCTTCGAGCCGACGATCGACTACGTCGTCACCAAGGTGCCGCGGTGGGCCTTCGAGAAGTTCCCCGAGGCCAACCAGGTCCTGACGACCCAGATGAAGTCGGTCGGCGAGGTCATGGCGATCGGCCGGACGTTCAAGGAGTCGCTCCAGAAGGCGCTCCGCGGCCTGGAGGTCGGCCGCTTCGGCATCGGCTGCGACAAGAAGGACCTGTGGGGGACGGCCTACCAGCCCTCGGAAGACGACATCGTCGCCAAGCTCGCCACGCCCAACATCGAGCGGCTGTGGTACCTCCGCTACGCCCTGCTGGCCGGCATGAGCGTCGAGCGGATCCACGAGCTGACGGGGATCGACCCCTGGTTCCTGGCGAACATCGAGGACCTCTGCGCGATCGAGGGCCGGCTCCGCGAGGTCCGCACGCTCGACGAGGCGTCCGACGAGCTGATCCGCGAGGCCAAGCAGTCGGGCTTCGCCGACCGCCAGCTCGCCCACCTGTGGGACACGACCGAGACCGAGGTCCGCCGCGACCGCAAGCGTCGGGGGATCGAATCGGTCTTCAAGCTGGTCGACACCTGCGCCGCGGAGTTCGAGGCGGTCACGCCGTATTACTACTCGACCTACGAGCGCGAGGACGAGGCCCGCGTGGGCGACAAGCCCCGGATCATGATCCTCGGCGGCGGCCCCAACCGGATCGGCCAGGGGATCGAGTTCGACTACTGCTGCTGCCAGGCGGCGTTCGCGCTCAAGGCCGACGGCTACGAGGTCGTCATGGTCAACTCCAACCCCGAGACCGTCAGCACCGACTACGACACGTCGGACCGGCTCTTCTTCGAGCCCCTGACCGTCGAGGACGTGCTGGGGATCTGCGACCGCGTGCAGCCGACCGGCGTGATCGTCCAGTTCGGCGGCCAGACGCCGCTCAACCTGGCCAAGGCCCTGGAGGCGGCCGGCGTGCCGATCATCGGCACCAGCCCCGAGAACATCGACGTCGCCGAGGACCGCGAGCGGTTCCGCATGGTCATCGAGCGGCTCGGCCTGCTCCAGCCCCCCAACGCCTCGGCCACGCGGTTCGAGGAGGCCCGGCGGATCGCCGAGCGGATCGGCTACCCCGTCGTCGTCCGCCCCAGCTTCGTGCTGGGCGGCCGGGCGATGGAGATCGTCTACGACGAGGCCAGCCTCGACCGCTACATGGCCGAGGCCGTCGACGCCAGCCCCGACCGGCCGATCCTGATCGACAAGTTCCTGGAGGACGCGGTCGAGGTCGACGTCGACGCCGTGTCCGACGGCGAGCGCACCATCGTCGGCGGCGTGATGCAGCATATCGAGGAGGCCGGGATCCACTCCGGCGACAGCGCCTGCGCCATCCCGCCGTACTCGCTCCCCGACGAGATCGTCGGCCGCCTCAAGCAGCAGACCTACGCGCTGGCCGAGGCCCTCGGCGTGCGCGGGCTGATGAACATCCAGTTCGCCGTCAAGGACGGCGAGATCTACGTGCTGGAGGTCAACCCCCGGGCCTCGCGGACCGTCCCGTTCGTCTCCAAGGCGACCGGCCTGAACCTGGCGCAGGTCGCCGCGCGGGTGATGGTGGGCAGGACCCTGGCCGAGCTGGGCGTGACCGAGGAGCCGACGCCGGCCTACACGTCGGTCAAGGAGGCCGTCTTCCCGTTCGCCAAGTTCCCGGGCGTGGACATCGTGCTGGGCCCCGAGATGCGGTCGACGGGCGAGGTCATGGGGATCGCCGTCGACTTCCCCACGGCCTTCGCCAAGAGCCAGCTCGGCGCCAACAGCGGGCTGCCGGCGGGGGGGACCGTCTTCGTGAGCGTCGCCGCCCGCGACCGCAAGGGGATCGTGCCGATCGCCCAGAAGCTCTCCGGCCTGGGCTTCAAGATCATGTGCACCGGCGGCACCGCCGCCGCCCTGACGGCCGAGGGGGTCGAGGTCGAGATCGTCCGCAAGATCCAGGAGGGCCGGCCCAACCTGCTCGACCACCTGGCCAACGGGGCCATCGCCCTGATCGTCAACACCCCCAGCGGCAAGGGCGCCCGGACCGACGAGGGCCGCATCCGCGCCAGCGCCGTCAGCCACGGCGTCCCCTGCATCACCACCCTCGCCGGCGCGCGGGCCGCCGTCGCCGCCATGGAACGCCTCCGCGAGGGCGAGTTCGAGGTCTACGCGTTGCAGGACCTGCTCAGGAAATCCTGA
- a CDS encoding glycerophosphodiester phosphodiesterase has translation MSDATTPAMTAATDEDSTTRKMLARARRRWGPLVTFSIAFSLLEAAVLAPAAAGVLRLALQTWGRCSVGNFEIVAFFLSPAGLAGLALLTALQLTTLHVRLAGVMGVLAGDGPGVWHAFDAVKRLPALLKVDVLQAVLYLLLAAPFAAAAAFAYARLWGPHDLNRLVVERPAEFWQGVAVVGSLALLYALAAGWLYVRWLFAVPAVLFEGVLAPWTALRASGRRTSGRIGRLALGAAATAAVFVAASAALAWGLGTLNGFVLDHVGHGPKLAVAATAGLLAFDGAVLAGFAATAAAVAAACLMASYKQAGGVIREPAVAEPKARWWTTAAVALSAVAIAPAALTANQLISDARVAEHVEVTAHRAGSFHGPENTVAALRVAAAEGAEWAEIDVQFTADDRLVIVHDDDLLRVGGSPLRIAASTLEQLRAVDLGARFDPKFAGERIPTLEEFLEAAAGLPTRLNIELKAKDDAVAVALAGRVVEAVRKAGLLEQTRICGQSNRGLAAVRKLAPEVEIGFISGAVIGDPTRLDVDFLMMETRLATRDFVDRARSRGVPVHAWTVKGADLVAPLIDDGVANLITDDVVGVRARLDEIAALDPVERLLLRVRNGLAGR, from the coding sequence ATGAGCGACGCGACGACGCCCGCCATGACCGCAGCGACGGACGAGGATTCGACGACCCGGAAGATGCTCGCCCGGGCGCGTCGGCGTTGGGGGCCGCTCGTCACGTTCTCGATCGCCTTCTCGCTGCTGGAGGCGGCCGTGCTGGCGCCGGCGGCGGCGGGGGTGCTCCGGCTGGCTTTGCAGACGTGGGGCCGATGCTCGGTCGGCAACTTCGAGATCGTCGCCTTCTTCCTCTCGCCGGCCGGCCTCGCGGGCCTGGCGCTCCTGACGGCGCTCCAGCTCACGACGCTCCACGTGCGGCTCGCGGGGGTGATGGGGGTGCTGGCCGGCGACGGCCCCGGCGTCTGGCACGCGTTCGACGCCGTCAAGCGGCTGCCGGCCCTGCTCAAGGTCGACGTCCTCCAGGCCGTGCTGTACCTGCTGCTGGCCGCCCCCTTCGCGGCGGCGGCGGCGTTCGCGTACGCCCGGCTCTGGGGGCCGCACGACCTCAACCGGCTGGTCGTCGAGCGCCCGGCCGAGTTCTGGCAGGGCGTCGCGGTCGTCGGCTCGCTCGCGCTCCTCTACGCCCTGGCCGCCGGATGGCTGTACGTGCGCTGGCTGTTCGCCGTGCCGGCCGTGCTGTTCGAGGGCGTCCTCGCGCCCTGGACGGCCCTCCGCGCCAGCGGCCGCCGGACCTCGGGGCGGATCGGCCGATTGGCCCTCGGCGCGGCGGCGACGGCGGCGGTCTTCGTCGCGGCCTCGGCCGCGCTGGCGTGGGGGCTGGGGACGCTCAACGGGTTCGTCCTCGACCACGTCGGCCACGGGCCGAAGCTCGCGGTGGCGGCGACGGCCGGGCTGCTGGCGTTCGACGGCGCGGTGCTGGCGGGCTTCGCCGCGACGGCCGCCGCGGTCGCCGCGGCCTGCCTGATGGCGAGCTACAAGCAGGCCGGGGGCGTGATCCGCGAGCCGGCCGTCGCCGAACCGAAGGCGCGCTGGTGGACCACGGCCGCCGTCGCCCTCTCGGCCGTGGCCATCGCGCCCGCGGCGCTGACGGCGAATCAGCTCATCAGCGACGCCCGCGTCGCCGAGCACGTCGAGGTCACCGCCCACCGCGCGGGCTCCTTCCACGGCCCCGAGAACACCGTCGCCGCGCTCCGCGTCGCCGCCGCGGAGGGGGCCGAATGGGCCGAGATCGACGTCCAGTTCACCGCCGACGACCGGCTCGTGATCGTCCACGACGACGACCTGCTGCGGGTGGGCGGCTCCCCCCTGAGGATCGCCGCCTCGACCCTCGAACAACTCCGCGCGGTCGATCTCGGCGCCCGGTTCGACCCCAAGTTCGCCGGCGAGCGGATCCCCACGCTGGAAGAGTTCCTGGAGGCCGCCGCGGGGCTGCCGACCCGGCTCAACATCGAGCTGAAGGCCAAGGACGACGCCGTGGCGGTCGCGCTCGCCGGCCGGGTGGTCGAGGCCGTCCGCAAGGCCGGCCTGCTCGAACAGACCCGGATCTGCGGCCAGTCGAACCGCGGGCTGGCCGCCGTGCGCAAGCTCGCCCCCGAGGTCGAGATCGGCTTCATCTCCGGCGCCGTGATCGGCGACCCGACGCGGCTGGACGTCGACTTCCTGATGATGGAGACCCGGCTCGCCACCCGCGACTTCGTCGACCGCGCCCGGTCGCGCGGCGTGCCCGTGCACGCCTGGACCGTCAAGGGCGCCGACCTCGTCGCGCCCCTGATCGACGACGGCGTCGCCAACCTCATCACCGACGACGTCGTCGGCGTCCGCGCCCGCCTCGACGAGATCGCCGCGCTCGACCCGGTCGAACGCCTGCTGCTGCGCGTCCGCAACGGCCTCGCGGGGCGTTGA
- the tnpC gene encoding IS66 family transposase translates to MRGETGRLWAYLGDRDNPFVVYDYTPDRGRAGPERFLEVYRSGYLQSDAYAGYDGLHRRGLVEVGCWAHARRKFHEARTSDPDRSHAAIARIGRLYAVEREARDGGWGDVRLMAARSERSRPVLESLWAWLDHEAMKVMPKSPIGEAIAYARSNRVALTRYLESPHLSIDDNATENAIRPIALGRKNWLHLGSDRGWRTAATLLSLVQSCKALGNEPFAYLRDVLDRVSTHPASRIEDLPPDRRVLPWPSGGRKG, encoded by the coding sequence ATTCGCGGCGAGACCGGCCGGCTCTGGGCCTACCTCGGCGACCGCGACAACCCGTTCGTCGTCTATGATTACACCCCGGACCGGGGCCGCGCCGGCCCCGAGCGGTTCCTCGAGGTCTACCGGTCGGGCTATCTCCAATCCGACGCCTACGCCGGCTACGACGGCCTGCACAGGCGCGGCCTGGTGGAGGTGGGCTGCTGGGCCCACGCGCGGCGGAAGTTCCACGAAGCTCGCACCAGCGACCCGGACCGATCGCACGCGGCGATCGCGCGGATCGGCCGCCTCTACGCGGTCGAACGCGAGGCCCGGGACGGCGGGTGGGGCGACGTCCGGCTGATGGCGGCCCGGAGCGAGCGGTCGCGGCCGGTTCTGGAGTCGCTGTGGGCGTGGCTGGATCACGAGGCGATGAAGGTGATGCCGAAGAGCCCCATCGGCGAGGCGATCGCCTACGCCCGGTCGAACAGGGTCGCCCTGACGCGGTATCTCGAGTCCCCGCACCTGTCGATCGACGACAACGCGACGGAGAACGCGATCCGGCCGATCGCCCTGGGACGGAAGAACTGGCTGCACCTGGGCAGCGACCGAGGCTGGCGCACGGCGGCGACGCTTCTGAGCCTGGTGCAGAGTTGCAAGGCCCTGGGCAACGAGCCGTTCGCCTACCTGCGGGACGTGCTCGACCGGGTGAGCACGCACCCGGCCAGCCGGATCGAAGACCTCCCACCGGATCGCCGGGTGTTGCCGTGGCCGTCGGGCGGCCGAAAGGGATAG